CAGCTCGCAGATCTGCACCCGGGAGAAGGACGTGCGCGGCTTCTTGCGCTTGGGCGGGGTGCGGTTCTGGTAGGGGTGCCCGATCCTCCGCGTCACCGTGAACGGGGTGAGCGCCGCCGCCGCTACGACGACACAGAAAGCGCGGCAGGTgagaggccggccggccggcggggtgtgtgtgtgtcggggtctCCTCCGGAACATCTGGCcaggctccctcccctcccctcccctcccctccccagcccagcCCGGCTTCCGTGGGCAGGAACGGCCGCTCAGGGGAGGCCCTCGCCTGCCAAGCAGGCTACGCTGACCTCGACCGACCCCGGCGGCCGGAGGCGCCCTGCCCTGGTCAAGCGCGCTCAGCCACGGATCCGCTTCGTTCTCTCTCGCTGCTGTTCCGCAacatccttcccctcccccacccccaccccgcaaccaCGCTCGCTATCTGGGCGGGCGGCAAAAAGGCTGCCTCGTTCCGCCCATTTCCCAGCCCGTCCTTATGGGTGATGCGGGGGCTTCAAACCCTCCCTTGAGACCGTGGAGACAGAATAGGAGCGGATCCGGATCAATTCGTGTAGAggcgaggggtgggtgggttgttgccTGCGGGGGCGCCTAGTCCAGGGCATTTGCGGCAGAAAACCCCagacccaaaacaaaaacaaaaacccacaacagcaacaacttttaaaaaaacccatctcgCCCGTGGCTACAAGAGCAAATCGGATACAGCAATAGGCTAAGCACACCCTTGAAGAAAGCGATCGATCGAGACGAGGCTCCAACGCAGGAGTTATACTAACCGGTGTACATGAGAGAATACTTTTCGTTTTCTCgttatttatcatttttatagCACTTTTCCGGGAATACAAACTGCTTCGTATGGGGAGAGAATCTTCAATGCTGAACAATTCGCATTGTATTGGGCCAGATCAGGCTTCGGTGGGAAATGGCCGAATTGGAAATACGGCTGGAGATCTAACCCAGCCGGAAAGctaatataattataataataataataataataataataataataataataataataataataataataataataatataaaataaatgttgaatataataaatataataataacaataacaacaataatttgaATTTTATACCACACGTACAAGGGCTTCCCATATATTTTCTGATCGGAGTTTTGTGGATGATCACTGACCTCAGATAAATATTTTtcccctgtcacacacacacacacacacacaaacacaaacacaaatgccTTCACCTTGAAGTGACACAGCACTTCGATAACCTTGGAAAACCCGAGGCTCAGGGTTGCTTTTAGGAGGTCATTCTAACCCTGTCTATTTCCCTCCCGTTTCCTTATCCATCATCTAATCCGCTTTTGATTCGGAAGTATTTAAATCACCGCCACAGGTTTTTCATTTAGTCTTTAATTTTCTCTCCAGCTCGCCCGCCCAACCGACCAATTCTGTAATCGGATTAGGCGCGGCGATTTACACGCCTCCTTCTGCTCTTATATATTGCCATTTAAATACACCAGCCCCAGATTTAGGGCTCTGAGGACATGGGGATCCATTAAAACCCGTGAGTAGCGGTTTTCCGGGCCGTCATGATTTTCAAAAGCGAAATCGGAACTCGAGACGAACCGGCTGTACGTCGCTTTTTTCGTCCAGGCACCTAACAGCGGGAAACCACCGTTTGGTACCCCGATTTGCACAGAGGTTTGCAACTGGGAGCAAAATGATGAACTGCTCcggattttatttatttcgtaAAGAATTGTTTAtttccccgcctccccccccccacgcacccaccccgcaGCCCCATAGGAGGCTGAGCACCTATTTACAATAGCAAACCCAAAGCCACGAGCTTCCCCGCGCCGCAGCAGGACCCTCTGGGCCGCAGTCTCCTTCCTCTGGGCGGTGTCTGGAACCGCCCGGCCCACCCGGGCGCTTACCTGTGAATCTGTCCTTGACGAACCGCCTGCTGCTCTCCATCCAAGGGAAGTTGAGGCTGCCAAGGCTGGGTACAGCTGGCATGGCTGGGATGGCACTAGAAATTGGAGGTGGCACTGCCCCAGGGATGGGTCTATGAGCTGGCACCCGGATCACGCCAGATGGAGCCAAGCTCAGATTCACACTGTAAGATCCAGAGTCTTCGAAGGGGCCCCCGATGCCAGCGAAAGTGCCCGGGAGGGAAGCGTACGCCGGGGCGCCCGTTCTGCTGCTGACGGGGCTTCCCAGGTAATTTGTGCTGCCGTCTGGTCCTCGAGGGGCTGGTTGGGAAGGGCTCTCCTGATCAGGACTGTTTAAGATCTGATCAATCCCGAAGCTGATGGGTTCGTGTTGATGCGGTGTCTGCGTGTTCGTTGGCTGATCCATCCTTGGTGAATAGAAATATTGGCTCGaacgtgggtggggggagaggaaaaaaccGTCAGAATTCCCCTATAAAAACGCTTCCCTTGCCTTTCACAGTAGATCCATGTAAGGTCCCGGTTTGTATAGATGTCGCACTGAAACTTTGCCAACAGTGGTCCAGCCCGACAGGCTCTGTGTCATCTTTTTTGAACCAAACCTTGAGTTTCTGCTTCTAATTTCTCTCCAGCAGCTGCCATTGGCCACCACAAACAAGCCTCTCTCCTCCCATTGGCTCCTGGCTTTCAATAAAGGCCTAATTCATTGGAATAGGAGCTTAGGGACTGTTCCATGGTGACATCATTTTAACAAACGCACAATAGGTCAAATTTATTAGCTAAGATAATGCGGGGCGGATATTGCAAAGAGCATCTGCGATTGTTGTCTTTGGAAATTAGCGATATGAAATTGAACAAACCTTAGCAATTACTAGGCgagccttctccctccctccctcctccccctccccctccccctccctctgccacccTTTGGAATCATTAACAAATATGCTCGTTGAACAGAATTCCAGGCTGGTAATATCAAGGTTCGTCCCTCCTCGGTGGATTAATTTGGGATCGATGTAACTCTTTCCTACAGTTCTTTGTTTATAAACATCATGCAGAAGGAAAGAAGGCTCAGAgcaggatgggggggaagaataGGTGATGTCTTGggccctgtctctctctctctctctctctctccctctcagccccccccccccaaatctttgGAACTGTCCGCTTTCACTTACAAGaaactgatttatttttctttataaaaGCAACAAAGCAGAGTTATGTcccttccctctgccccctttcccATTCTTAGGGGGATCCCTAAGACGGCAAACCTGTGCATATTTACCAGGGAGTAATTCCCGTTGAAGCCAACggagcttacttccgagtaaacatgctcAGACAAACGGGCCATGTAACGTGCATTTATCAGGAGTGATCAAGCCTCGCTCTGATCACGGGAAAGGGTTTCAGAGTCACCGTTCTCTTTAACGAGggctattttctgttttgtttgttgatattcagaataaaaaagtttaattttttaaacaaaaacaaaaacccaaggGCTATTAACATCACACTCGgtcactttaaaaacacacagaggcgCGTTTGTTTTCGGAGATGTCAGAGAGGGGGGTTGCAACGGTCTGTTTAAAACAATTGTGTGCACCCCACTCAAATCtcgggggagggagggataaaTTTCCCCCATTCTCAAGAGGAGAATAAGAGAATTTCTAGATacttcccctttcccccagcaaaaATAGAGAGAAAAGGTTCTCATATTAACTCAGATTATTTATCTATGTATGTAGGTGTGTGTCTgtctacacccacacccacccagatATAGGCATACGTTATTTCAGAAAATCAGCCGATTCTTCTGCTTTTGCCTGGCGGAGTCTCCCCAATTGGAAATCCGCTTGAAATCCGTTTTCCCGGTGCAGTTTTGCGggcgttttatttttattcttccccGATTCCTTTCCGCCTCGTCCTCTTCCACGCGGCCTGGCTATGGCGTTTGCATAGGACGGCCTCCCTTGCCGAGAGTTTGGGAGGGGAAGTGAGGGAACAGCCTAAGAAGGGATTCCGTTTTGGATTAATTTGTGTCCACCAAACTTAACCGCCGCCACACGCCGCCTAGTTCTATGAGTTTGGAGACGCTCCCTAACGTCCAAATTGGACTAAAAGCGTTAAAAATTAAATAACGCTCAAATGCATTTACTTACTTCCCCCTTTATAAAGGGAAATGAAAACAGGGAATAGAATTTTCCTTTTAATAGAATGTAATAGTATTTGATCAGCACCTGTTAGGGCTGATTCCGTGATTTCAGAACGCGGTGACAAGGAGGGGagtatattagtttttaaagcTTAGGATTCAATTACCGCAACACACTGAATAATTTAAATGGCAACAGTAAATGCAAACAGACCTGTGGAGTTTATTGGGCTGACTGCGCGGAAAGGCTGCGGAAAGGGACGCCTCCTCCCGCCTCTCCCCTGGCCCCGCGCTCGCTCCATCTGGTTCGACTCCTCTCGGATCGTTCCCAGGGAAGACAGGGGCATCTTCGAATTTTtagggctgggtttttttttaaaagacactttttcCATATCGCAGTATTTGTTTTCACACCACCACGCTATTTCCCCCCGtttgtcagacacacacacacacacctccctgtaCACAATGATAAATAATTGAGCCaggcagtttattttattttcccttccAGAAACGACCAAGAGATTATTTAATAACCAGAACTTCGGGTTCGGAATTGAAATCAAGGGGTTCCCCGCTCGGGGGCTTGGAGTAGCCGAGGTGGGGGGCGGCTGGcggtggctgggatggggtggggcaacCTTGCGATTGCCTGCCTTAGGGACTTACCTGGAAGACAGGTTTAGGCTGCGATCACTCAGGTACATTTAAGAGCAAGcgggtcccattgaaatgaatgggaagggCGCCTGCCAAGTCGTCCCATTGTCGGTGGTTTTGGAGAGTGACGCGGGGACACCTCCATTCTTAACCCGGGATGCTTGGAAGGAAATCCTCGTGGGTGTGTATGTGGGGCCGGGGGGGGTTACTTTTGACTGtagggagcagtggaggctggtggctccgatatccgTGGgcctgtgaatccgctctgggtttcagtcacagctttgaaggagctctccaaagtgtcgAACCTATTTTGCTGCTTGGGCCCatgaccttggacagctcctttggagtccggactggttctaactgaaagcCAGAacggattccctgccccactgacatcggagacaccagcctcccgCGGTAGGGCGCTTCCGAAGGCTCGAAGCAGTCTTAGGCGCTGGGAAAGGGACACGCGGTGCTCGGATCTCGGCCTGTGGCTGAGCGGGGCAGCTCCGGCGGGCGCGTTTCCCTGGCCGCTGGGTGGGGAAAAGTCCAGCCCCCAACTTAGGAGGGGCCGGGGCCCTGCGAGGCCTTTTCTCCGCCGGCTCCCCATCAGGAGATCCGGCTGGAAGGCAAAAGGGTGCCAACTTCCTGCCAGCCCAGTCTGGTTCAAGGGCTTCGGTTGGCATTCGCCTGCTCCCCAACATTCTCCCCCAggaggagtggggcgggggggggcgaggTTCAGGCGTGTTTTTGCGGGAAACTTTCCAAAAACTGTAACtaagaggttgggggggggggggggagagaggaaggaaaagagaacaaaagaaatgGGGTCGACCTGAACTGGAGGGTAAGGAAGGCGACGGCCAGGCGGCCAGGCTCTTTCCCaggcggaggggagggggcctCCCGTCGCCCCTCCTTGCACCCTACCCGCGGTCCCCGCCGGCCTTTCCGGATTTGCAAGGGCGTTAGATGAACAGGCGGACCAAAGGAGGCTCAGGTGAagtggaggcggggggggggggagagaaggggtcCAGGCGACACGGAGGCCGGATCGCGCTGCGCCCCCTTTCAAAGGCACCATCTGATGGAGGGTCCAAGTCACCAGACTGGCGCTGGAGAAgaaagcgagggagggagggagggccgtGGAAACACAATTGCCCGCATCTTTTCCGTGAGCCACTGTTTTTGTCTTTACAAGCAGCTCCTTGGCCCActtggagagaggaggaggaggaggagggagggagggagggagggagggagggagggagaggtgatCCAGGGATGCTAAATGGCCATTAGGAGTCATATTGCCtctggaaaggagaggaggggagggagggagggagggagggaggggcgagCTGAGAGCGCTGGctgcttccatccatccatccaggccgCGGGCTCGAGAAGGTACTTTATCCCGGGGAAGGGGCCCAAGGTAATCTCGGGGCCGTTTGCCCGACCTGGCGAGCGCCTCTCCATTAAAGCCCCGCTTCTTTCCAGGCGGATGTTTTTAAGCGGCAGCCCAGATGGAATGTGAAGGATCTTTCTTGCCCTGATAATCCGgttaagggggggaaatagaCCCGTCTCAGGCAGCGCCTGCTCATTCCCCAGGAGCCCGGCTGCTCTTTCGGAGATGCTTTCAGCGCCGCGGTAAGAAGCACGGCGAGGAGGTGCAGACGATCCGCTCGCTAGAGAACGAACGGGAAGTGGCCAGAGAtgaacatctctctctccctctctctcccccctctctcccccctctctctcaccccctctctctctgccctctctgccctctctctctctccctctctctcccccctctccccccctctctctctctgccctctctctctctccctctctctcacccctctctctcccctctctctctctctccccccctctctccccctctctctcaccccctctctctctgccctctctgccctctctctctctccccccccctctctctccccctctttctcccgAATGCACTTCCAAATAACCTGTTGACCTCTCTGGGCTGGCTCAGACTTTGGCTCTTGGACCGAAGCTCCGAGGCCCTTCCCAGCGCCTGCCAGCCAGGCCAAGGGGCTtccccccattcatttcaatggccggCCGCGAGGTGCTTCGCGTCACCGCCCCTTCCCCGTTGAAGCGGCCGGAGCCAGTAGGTCCACCGTCTGTGTCGCACAGACTGCGCCTTCCTCATACCACCTTCTCTGTGTCATAAATCGTAGAACAAACACAGATCTCTTCATGCACAGGACAGGCCGTGTTTATTCCAAGGTGTATATAGAAAGCACAGTTCAATGTGCGGGTGTGCATGTATTACGCATATACATACAGAGAGAGTGCAAACCAAAGAACAAATGTTTtcatgtatacatacatacatgtaggTACATCGGAGTATCCAGGCAGCCTTTTCATGTATATGTTTACAGATACGTGTATATACAGATATAAAGTAATGGCgttattattactaatattacCCTCATCGTCATTATCACTTTACCAGCCTCAGTGTGCATGGCTCTTTACAAAATGTGTCAGGTCTCTGCCGGGAGGATCTTACAATCCAAGGATCTGCTCAACAGAGGACCGCCGAGGGACTTGGAGGCAGGGCAGgactatgtgtgtgtgagagagaggggggaagggggggcgggaGGCAGGAGCCTCTGCAGTCATACTTAGGGTTCTAAGCATTTAACGTGAAATCAACATGCGTAAGTCCAGGCGTCTTCATACACGCGCACACCCAGCTCCCCACCCAGCTGGGGGATACAAGGCCGTGTGGAAGGAGGAGGGCGCCTGGGAATCCGGAGAGTGGGGGAGGCAAAAGCCGGGCCCCTGGCCTGGGCCTTCAACCCTCCTCCACCTGTCCAGGTAGGTGATGCTTGTCCGTCTGCTGCGGCATCCCTTGCGGGGCGGCGTCTTCTCGGCTGGTCCAGCCCGGGCCCGCTGGCCGGCTCCCGCCCGGCCGCCCGTGGGCAGGCCTGGCCCGCTCGCCCGCCTTGGGgaagctgccgccgccgccgccgccgccgtctggGAGGCTGAGCTAATTGGATTCTCTCCACTTGCTCTCGCGGCGCGTCTAAGCGGCCTGATCATTAGTTTGAGTTTCCTACCGAGCGGCGCTAATTGGATTTGCAGGATACCAGCAAGCTGCCGCCCTGCCAGGCAAGGCGGAGCGGGTCGAGGCGAGAGCGAAGCAGGCGCAGCCACGGACCGGCCTCGAGCAGAGGCGCCCCGAGGCGGCCGCGCGGCTGCCTCCGAAGGCGCCCCCCGGCaccgccgcccgcccgcccgcccccctcccCGGGCCGGAGCCTGACTTTTGAATGGAGGGCGGCCACACGCCCGGGCACACGCGCGCCCGCCCGCCCACGCCCACGCCCACATAAAATAAAGCGGCCCCGGTCCTGAACCAGGGCAGGCTTTGTTAGAGAAAATTGCAGCTCGATCTGCATAATGGCAGCTCTCGGGTGCCCAAGGCTATCTTTTtattgcgtgtgtgtgtctgctgttaTCAATTTTGTGAACGATTTCACAGGGAGCCTGGCAGACTTGAGCTGGAATAATATGCAAAGATGAGCTTTGAATAATGAATGATGTGCTTTTAAACCAATTCCAAAGTGTCTCTGATAGTACAATATGAAAAGGGGTGGTAAGTAATAGTGGGTTTTAAAAGGCGCTAGTATGTTTTTAttactatatttaaaaaaagagatatcTATATTATTTGGGCGAAAAGGATAATATATCACAG
This sequence is a window from Elgaria multicarinata webbii isolate HBS135686 ecotype San Diego chromosome 4, rElgMul1.1.pri, whole genome shotgun sequence. Protein-coding genes within it:
- the TLX3 gene encoding T-cell leukemia homeobox protein 3 — protein: MDQPTNTQTPHQHEPISFGIDQILNSPDQESPSQPAPRGPDGSTNYLGSPVSSRTGAPAYASLPGTFAGIGGPFEDSGSYSVNLSLAPSGVIRVPAHRPIPGAVPPPISSAIPAMPAVPSLGSLNFPWMESSRRFVKDRFTAAAALTPFTVTRRIGHPYQNRTPPKRKKPRTSFSRVQICELEKRFHRQKYLASAERAALAKSLKMTDAQVKTWFQNRRTKWRRQTAEEREAERQQASRLMLQLQHDAFQKSLNDSIQPDPLCLHNSSLFALQNLQPWEEEGAKIPPVTSLV